tgCGGCGCTGaagctgaaaaaaagagagggctGGAACAGAGAATTTTTcagcatttattttctttccaatcttctcagaaaaaattatggtgaattcgtttatgttgaatttaatttttagcatgaactaaattttctttattctaggaaaacgatgtaatctagtttcgaactatgcttgcttttctatgttaatttgaacaaattctcttcatgtttgtctgatttattctaagcttattgcttctaattaactggccattaattagatgattttaatcttgtgatTTGCTGTCGAAAGAGGGGATTATATgatagatcttgaatatttcagcataggtaaatatagagatcgaaagacttgtatgaacctatgtagtattaaaatcgttggtcttaatgctttcttgctttattaaattgcatactcttgtgtaaaataatgaacaagattgtttccaattgactatcgaaagaggcttttggatgagtttggagattgctaacaaacagagagaattaaattcaattagctagatgagtaaagcatagtgagggattaggtgaaatcgatttcctagaagtttctctctcattaagttgattttcaagcaacatctttcttttcctctgcgtatcttttatttaaattgattttattttgaattccaattacaaaaaccttagtgacttctctagataaaatcgagattagcataattttggtatttgtcaaaagtaagttaccaatctctgaggacgatactcttctcatcactttactataaaactacgatactgtgcacttgcagttttgcaccgTTCAAGTTTTTGGCCCCATTGCCGGGGATtgatttcttcttatttttgccAATATCAATACAAAGTAATCTTGGTTTTAATTtagaattgtattttatttcatctatttatatttattttttttatttctctccaGGTGTGTTTTTGACGTTGGATGCGTCGTGCTAGAACTCGAAACATTATTCCTTTTGATCCGGAGATTGAAAGAACTTTTAGatgacaaagaaagaagaaagtacTAGCCATGGCTGACGGAGAACAGAATGCACAGTCACGCACCTTGAAGGATTATGTACGGCCAATTGTGAATGACAACTACTCAGGTGTAAGACGCTAGACCATTAATGCCAAAAATTTTGAGCTCAAACCGGCGTTGATTAGCATGGTACAACAAGCCCAATTTAGCGGATCGCCACTTGATGATCCCAATATTCATTTGGCGATGTTTTTGGAGATTTACAATACTGTAAAGATGAATGGTGTTACTGAAGACACCATTAGACTGagattgtttcctttttctttgaggGACAAGGCTAGAGGTTGGCTACAATCTCTACAATCGGGAAGCATCACTAGTTGGCAGGAAATGGCAGAAAAGTTTCTTGCTAAATTCTTTCCACCTACAAAAACAACCCAACTCAGGAGTGAGATTGGTCAATTCAAGCAAAATGATTTTGAGTCACTCTATGAAGCATGAGAAAGGTATAAAGATTTGATTCGATGTTGCCCTCAACATGGATTGCCGGATTGGTTGCAAATTCAGATGTTCTATAATGGGTTAAATGGGCAAACTCAAACCATAGTTGATGCTGCTTCTGGTGGAACTTTGATGTCAAAGACAGTTGAGGGTGCAACTTCTCTTTTGGAAGAAATGGCCTCAAACAACTATCAATGGCCAACTGAAAGAACTATGGCTAAGAAGGTTGCTGGGATTCATGAATTGGATCCCTTTGCTGCCCTCTCAGCTCAAGTTGCTTCTCTATCTCATCAGGTTTCAACCTTGACAACCCAAAGAATACCACAAAGTGCAGAATATGTTGCAGCTTCAAGTATGACAGTTCCGATGAATGAAGCAAGTCAAGAACAAGTTCAATACATCAACAATCGGAACTACAACTATCGTGGAAATCCTATGCCAAATTACTACCATCCAGGACTTCGAAATCATGAGAATTTTTCTTATGGAAACACGAAGAATGTGCTGCAACCTCCTCCAGGGTTTGATAGTCAACCAAGCGAGAAGAAGATGTCACTTGAGGATGCCATGATTTCCTTTGTTGAGGAGACCAAAGCAAGGTTTAAAAAGTCTGATTCATGGTTGGATAACATTGAGACTCATTGTAGCAATATGGGAGCCACTATGAAGAATCTTGAAGTGCAAATTGGGAAACTAGCCACAACCATCAATGCCCAACAAAGAGGAACTTTTCCAAGCAATACAGAAGTAAATCCAAAGGAACAATGCAAGGCCATTACACTCAGGAGTGGAAGAGAAATTGAGAGGACACCATCAAAGGAAACCGAGTCCACCCCTATAACTCCAAACAATGGCCAAAGCAAGaacaaagtagaagaagaagagattgttGATGATACACTAAGAGAGACTGACATGCCTCCATCAATTTCATTTCCTGACAATCCTCCTATTCTCTCTACTCCACTTCCTTATCCTCaacgttttcaaaaacaaaaattagataAGAAATTTTCTAAGGTTTTggatatttttaagaaaattcacataaatattCCTTTTGCAGATGCCTTGGAACAAATGCCAAATTATGCCAAATTCTTGAAGGACATCATTTCCAAGAAGAGAAGGTTGGAGGAATTCGAAACAATGAAGCTTTCTGAAGAATGTAGTGCCattcttcaaaagaaattacctcaaaaattaaaagattcgGGGAGTTTCACTTTGCCTTGCACTATTGGAGATtcattttttgataaagttttatgTGATCTTGGTGCTAGCATCAATCTTATGCCACTTTCTGTTTACAGGAAATTGGGACTTGGAGAGATGAAACAAACAACCATTTCTTTGCAACTAGCAGACCGATCCATCAAAAATCCACGTGGAATCATAGAAGATGTATTGGTAAAGgtggataaatttatttttcctgcTGATTTTGTGGTATTAGATATGGAGGAAGACCAAGAAGTCCCACTAATTCTTGGCCGACCATTCTTGGCTACGGGAAGGGCTTTAATTGATGTTCAAAAGGGTGAGTTAACATTGAGAGTGAACAAGGAAGAGGTTATGTTCAACATCTACCAAGCCATGAGATTTCCAGAAGATCCAAGCACTTGCTTTCGGGTAGATGTCACTGAGCAATGTGTAGTAGAAGTCTTTCAAGAAGATGTGCCAGCAGATCACCTAGAACGATGTATCACCACTTCATCTCATGCTCATGACTTTAATAACTCTGTTGTTTGTGAATCTAATTTACCTTTTGTTAGTGAAGAATTTCTCCACTACGTATTTGCCTTGGGAGCATTGCAGCAGGTTACATCACTTAGCAATGAAGTGGAGAGACTAGAGCCAATGGTAGCAAAGACGGATTGTTGCGGCATCACTTACACCCGAAGAAGAGGAAAAGTTGCTGCATGTGTTAAGGGAGCATAGAATAGCCTTGGGATGGACTATCTCTAACATAAAAGGTATAAGTCCTTCCATTTGCATGCACAAGATTCTAATGGAGGAACTTTACAAACCGTCAATTGAGCCCCAAAGAAGATTAAATCCAGCAATGAAGGAAGTTGTGAGAGCTGAAATTTTGAAGCTCCTCAATGCTAGAATTATTTATGCTATTTCAGACAGCTCATGGGTAAGTCCAGTGCAGGTTGTACCAAAAAAGGGTGGAATGACAGTGGTGAAAAATGACAATAATGAGTTTATTCCTACAAGAACAGTCACGGATTGGCGTGTATATATGGATTACCGCAAGTTGAACAAAGCAACAAGGAAGGATCATTTTCCACTTCCCTTCATTGATCAAATGTTGGATCGATTGGCTGGGTATTCCTACTATTGCTTCTTAGATGGTTATTCGGGGTATAACCAGATTGCCATAGCCCCTGAAGATTAGGAGAAAACTACATTCACATGCCCCTACGGAACATTTGCTTTTAGAAGGATGCCCCTTGGATTGTGCAATACCCCAGCAACATTTCAACGTTGCATGATGGCTATCTTTTCTGATATGGTGGAAGATATAATGGAAATTTTCATGGATGACTTTTCAGCTTATGGTACATCTTTTGATCATTGTTTGCATAATTTAGCTCTTGTTTTGCAGAGATGTGAAGATAAAAATCTTGTCCTAAACTGGGAGAAGTGTCACTTCATGGTTCAAGAAGGGATCGTGCTTGGCCATAGAGTGTCATCTAAAGGAATTGAGGTTGATCGAGCTAAAATTGCAACCATAGAAAAACTACCACCTCCAAAGAATGTGAAAGGAATCAGAAGTTTTTTGGGACATACAGGATTTTATAGAAGGTTTATAAAGGATTTTTCTAAACTCTCTAAACCTTTATGTAATcttcttgaaaaaaattctgCATTTGACTTTGATGATGTTTGTTTGCAGGCCTTTAATGCAATCAAGGAGAAACTGATTTCAGCACCAGTCATGATTGTACCTGATTGGAGTCAACCTTTTGAAGTCATGTGTGATGCAAGTGACTTTGCAATTGGAGCAGTGTTAGGACAAAAGCGAGACAAACTGTTTAGGGCCATATACTATGCAAGCCAGACATTGAATGAAGCTCAATTGAATTATACAACAACTGAGAAAGAGATGCTTGCTGTGGTGTTTGCTTGTGACAAATTTCGGTCTTACCTCATTGGTACAAAGGTGATAGTGTTCACTGATCATGCAGCACTTCATTATTTGTTTGGCAAGAAAGATGCTAAGCCTAGGCTGATTCGTTGGATCCTTCTTCTTCAAGAATTTGATTTGGAAGTTCGAGATAAGAAAGGAAGTGAAAATTTAGTTGCTGACCATCTCTCTCGGTTGGAGCAAGAGGAAGTAAGTCCAGATTTAGTGATCCAAGAAGCATTCCCTGATGAGCAGTTGTTTGAATGTGAGATCAAGCTTCCTTGGTATGCTGATATTGTAAACTACCTAGCTTGTAAGGTATTACCACCAGATCTTACTTATCACTAACGTAAGAAGTTTTTGTATGATGTGAAATATTATCTTTGGGATGAGCCTTTGCTTTTCAAAAGATGCCCTGATCAAATCATCCGAAGATGTGTGCCAAAAGAGGAGATGCAAGCCATTCTCTATCATTGCCATTCCTCATCATATGGAGGACATTTTGGAGTAACACGAACAGCAGCTAAGGTACTTCAAAGTGGTTTCTTTTGACCTTCTATTTTTCGTGATAGTTATACCTTGGTGAAAACTTGTGATCGGTGCCAACGTATGGGAAATATTTCAAGGCGTCAGGAGCTACCATTGAAAAATATCTTAGAGGTTGAGTTATTTGATGTTTGGGGAATTGATTTTATGGGTCCTTTTCCTCCTTTTGGCTTTGTTTATATCTTGTTGGCAGTTGACTATGTGtcaaaatgggtggaggcaattgcaacaacaaaaaacgaTGCAAAGGTAGTGCTCAAATTTCTGCATAAGAACATATTCACAAGATTTGGCACTCCACGAGCTATTATTAGTGATGAAGGGACCCACTTTTGCAACAAGTTGTTTGACAACCTTCTTTCTAAATATGGTGTGAAGCACAAGATCGCACTTGCCTACCATCCTCAAACTAATGGCCAAGCTCAAATTTCAAATCGGGAAATCAAGAATATCCTTGAGAAGACGGTCAACACCAATAGAAAGGATTGGGCAAAAAAGCTTGATGATGCTCTGTGGGCATACCGTACAACTTTTAAAACACCTATCGGGATGTCTCCTTATCGATTAGTGTTTGGAAAAGCATGTCATCTCCCTGTTGAGTTGGAGCATAAAGCTTATTGGGCTGTAAAgaagtttaattttgatttgaaggCAGCAGGGGAAAAGCGACTTCTTCAATTGAATGAGATGGATGAGTTCCGGAATGATGCTTATGAAAATGCAAAGATCTACAAAGAACGAACAAAGAAGTGGCATGACAAACAAATTCTTAGGCGTGAGTTTGCTCCAGGACAGCAGGTTTTACTCTTCAATTCACGACTAAAACTCTTCCCAGGCAAGTTAAGATCAAGATGGATAGGTCCTTATACTATTGACAAAGTTTCATCTTTTGGAGCAACAGACTTGAAGGACAAGGTAGGGCACATATTCAGAGTTAACGGATAGAGATTGAAGCACTATTATGGAGAACAAGTGGAGAGGAATTGTGCATTTATTCCTCTTGGAGATCCTAATTGATGAAGATTGAAAAGGGTGGCTGTAGACTATAAAACAAGCGCTTATGAGAGGTAGCCCataaaactttcttttattcttttatttttttcttttcttatcaatatttttttttatttgaataatttggattttgatgCTGGTTTATTTTGCAGGAATAAAGAACTAAGAAGGGAGGTCGCTGAACTGAAAGAGAGGCGGCTGAAAATAAAACCAGGGAAGTTCCTTtcctttcttcaatctttctcacTTTTGAATTACAATGAGGACattgtttggtttgggtttgggggTGTAAACTCCTATAGTCTTGAGTTGTTGGATTCTCTCATCAAGCATGCATTTGAGTATGATTGAATTCTCTATGACTCTGAAATTTGTGATTAAGGATGGTTTTGagacaaattttcaaaaaaattgctatTATGTCAGGCAGAGTTTTGTGGGTACTTTGATTTAAATCTTTGTCCTTGAAAATAATTAAGCACATAGTCAATTTTTCTTTACTCCATTTTGCTTATAAAGAGAAGGAGTTGAATTAACTAGATCAGGGAAGTTCAATCTTGCTTTGCTCTAGAATCCGTTGATGGATCCTTGAGGCCAAATCCTAGTTGATACCAAATATTAGAGAAAGGATCCAGGCAATTTTTTGTCACAACCAAAAAAGCTTTCCCAGCTGTCCTAATTATCACGCCATCATTTCATGGTGTATTTCCATAGTCAACCCCCTTGAGCCTTATTTTACATAAGcctttatttgttcttttaacTACATAAACCATTCCTATTCTAAGCctaaaaaacaatgaatttaccTTACATTTTGAGAAAATACTTTGGTGGAAATTTGCATTTAAAGAGAAAGTGAAAGGCAAGAATCGGGAAAGGGTTAAAGtggttgaaattttgaaaaggCTACAGGTGTCAAATtcatgtctaaaaaaaaaaaaaaaaaaaaaaaaaaaaaaaaaatcactccacTTTTGAGTATAGCAGTAATATTGTCATCATATGAGCATATTGTCGAGAAAGAGCTATGGTGTGAATCCTGTGGATATCTCTTTTATTGTTCTTTCTACCAAGTATTTTCCCAGTTTGCTTTGATTTTCCATATCGAATTCTTTCTTAGCCCTCACCCTGTGGCCTGTCATTACAACCTTGATTAAAGACCTTTTGATCTctaattttggtgtttgattaCATTAGTGGAGAGGATTTCTGAAAATTGGACTTATGGGGTTAAGTTTTGAGAGAATTCTTCTGATTTCAGTTGTTCTACTGTTATCTGAATTTGCAGGTGATTTGGAGTTAAATTGACTATTACACACACACTCAAGGACTTAGCTTTAGGTTGAAGTAAATGCTTAACTCTTGCTTgccaaattgctaaatttttgattgattttcctgccattttttatgttaaaagaGTAAGTTACTAGTATTGAAATCTAAATTCAAATCATGGCTTGGTGAGTGATGATATTACTCTATGGGGAATAGCTAATAGTGTCTAtagttgtcttttattttattttatttttgtttgaggaCAAACAAAGTTCTAAGTTTGGGGGGTGTTTGATGACTTGCATAATTGAGTGTAATTTATCACTtctcaactttaaactttagtctaattttatttattttgttgattttagacttgattttttttacttatattttattccagatttgaagaaaataaagatttattcaaataaaagaaatgtgaAGCATCTAAAGAGAATATTTTTGGCCTTGGAAGTtggcaagaaaaagagaatgaggcgctgaaaaagaaagaagaaaaggaggagctgaacaaaaagaaaagaggcgCTTAACAAAAATAGAAGGGCtgaacagaaaagaaagaaaagtggcGCTGAAAcagaagacaaaaaaagaagaagagctgAAATGGTGGTGTGGGCTGAACTGAAAAAAGGTTTTGGGTTGAAGCAAAAACGTTCTGAactgaaaaaagaggttttgGGCTGAACTGAAAAATGTTTTGGGCTGAAGCAAAacgttttgggctttttgggctgTGTTAGGCTGCAACAAGTTTTGGGTTGGACTTTAAAAACACTAGGgctaaaagaaaacaaaaaaaaaggtacgcTGAAGCAAAAAAAAGGCAGCcgaaacagaaaagaaagaaagaaggctGAACAGAAAAAGGAGACGGCGCGCTGAAgctgaaaaaggaagaaaggtgCGGCGCTGaagctgaaaaaaagagagggctGGAACAGAGAATTTTTcagcatttattttctttccaatcttctcagaaaaaattatggtgaattcgtttatgttgaatttaatttttagcatgaactaaattttctttattctaggaaaacgatgtaatctagtttcgaactatgcttgcttttctatgttaatttgaacaaattctcttcatgtttgtctgatttattctaagcttattgcttctaattaactggccattaattagatgattttaatcttgtgatTTGCTGTCAAAAGGGGGGATTATAGgatagatcttgaatatttcagcataggtaaatatagagatcgaaagacttgtatgaacctatgtagtattaaaatcgttggtcttaatgctttcttgctttattaaattgcatactcttgtgtaaaataatgaacaagattgtttccaattgactatcgaaagaggcttttggatgagtttggagattgctaacaaacagagagaattaaattcaattagctagatgagtaaagcatagtgagggattaggtgaaatcgatttcctagaagtttctctctcattaagttgattttcaagcaacatctttcttttcctctgcgtatcttttatttaaattgattttattttgaattccaattacaaaaaccttagtgacttctttagataaaatcgagattagcataattttggtatttgtcaaaagtaagttaccaatccttgaggacgatactcttctcatcactttactataaaactacgatactgtgcacttgcagttttgcaccgTTCAAGGAACAGATGGAGGTCATGATGAATGCCCTCAAGGGACGAGTGTCCAATGATCTTGATGACCTAGTAAACAGAACCGACTCACCATTCACTACCTCCGTCAACTCATTCCCTCTACCACAAAAATTTCGCATGCCCTAGATTGAAAGCTACGACGGGGTCAAAGATCCACTCGATCACCTAGAAactttcaagaccctgatgcaccttcaaggggtaCCAGACGAGATCATGTATAAGGCCTTCCCGATAACGCTGATGGGTCCTgcgagaatttggttcagtagATTAACGCCAAGCTCCATCAATactttcaaggagctgagcgccTAATTCATCTCGCACTTTATTGGGGGACATAGGTACAAGAGGTCCACCGCGTGCTTAATGAGCATCAAGCAACGAGAAGACGAGATGCTACAGTCCTACATAACTCGTTTCAACAAAGAGGCCATTTCAATTGACGAAGCGGATGATAAGATACTCGTAGCTGCATTCACTAACGGATTAAggaagggtaagtttttgttttctttatacaagAATGATTCGAAGACCATGTCGGATGTACTCTACAGAGCCACAAAATACATGAACGCGAAAGATGCATTGCTAGCCCGCGAGGAGAAGCCCAGTAAGAGGGAAAGACAGGAGGACACACGACTGGATTGGGGGCGAAAGATTACTAGAACCGGAGATCAACGAGATGAAAGGCGCCCTAGACCCCCCACTGGGAAGTTCACCAACTTCACCCCGTTAACTGTTCCGATAGATCAAGTCTTGATGCAGATTAAAGAAGAAGGAGCACTGACGTTCCATGGTAAACTAAAGGGAGATCCCAACAAGAGGCCAAGGGACaagtattgccgcttccaccgtgatcACGGGCACGACACAGCCAACTGCTATGATCTGAAACAGCAGATTGAGGCCCTTATTAGACAAGGGAAGCTACAGAGGTTCGTCAACAAGGAAAGAACAGATCCGCCCCAGGAGCAGCCCCCACGACGGGAGAATGAATGCCCTAGAGCACCTATAGGGGACATAAGAATGATTGTAGGGAGCACAATTGCTGCCGGATCTTCCAAAAAAGCTCGCAAAACCTACCTTAGAATGGTCCATAGCATCCAACTTACAAGATCCGTACCTAAAATGCCACGAATAGATAACCCCGTTATCAAATTTTCAAAGGATGATGCTCGGAGACTTCACCATCCTTATGACGATGCACTTGTGGTCAGCTTGCAAATAGGGGATTATAACATGTATCGGGTCCTTATCGACAATGGCAACTCAGCGGACATTCTATACTACTCGGcattccagcaaatgaggattgacagggaATGACTAACCCCAACGAATGTCCCACTCGTGGGATTTGGGGG
This DNA window, taken from Quercus robur chromosome 2, dhQueRobu3.1, whole genome shotgun sequence, encodes the following:
- the LOC126706275 gene encoding uncharacterized protein LOC126706275 — its product is MSIKQREDEMLQSYITRFNKEAISIDEADDKILVAAFTNGLRKGKFLFSLYKNDSKTMSDVLYRATKYMNAKDALLAREEKPSKRERQEDTRLDWGRKITRTGDQRDERRPRPPTGKFTNFTPLTVPIDQVLMQIKEEGALTFHGKLKGDPNKRPRDKYCRFHRDHGHDTANCYDLKQQIEALIRQGKLQRFVNKERTDPPQEQPPRRENECPRAPIGDIRMIVGSTIAAGSSKKARKTYLRMVHSIQLTRSVPKMPRIDNPVIKFSKDDARRLHHPYDDALVVSLQIGDYNMYRVLIDNGNSADILYYSAFQQMRIDRE